From Natronorubrum halophilum, a single genomic window includes:
- a CDS encoding acyl-CoA mutase large subunit family protein, with protein MFDQEELEGIRGQREQWEEETLDPALEAHGERKDRFATVSNHDVDRLYTPEDIADLDFEDDLGFPGEPPYTRGPYPTMYRGRTWTMRQFAGFGTAEETNERFHYLIDEGQTGLSTAFDMPSLMGIDSDHPMSEGEVGKEGVAVDTLADMEILFDGIDISEVSTSFTINPSAAVIYAMYIALADQQDVPRDEVRGTLQNDMLKEFIAQKEWVIPPGPSLKIVTDTIEFAVDETPKFHPVSISGYHIREAGSTAAQEAAFTLADGFAYVEDCLERGLDVDEFAPLLSFFFNSHNSIFEEIAKFRASRRIYARVMEQWYDAEASESKRLKFHTQTAGQSLTAQQPLNNIARVTIQALAGVLGGTQSLHTNSFDEALALPSEKAVRVALRTQQIIADESGAADIVDPMGGSFAIEKLTNEMEAEIMGYIEDIKEIGDGSVRDGVLDGISQGYFQREIGEASYEYQQRVERGEEVVVGVNKYTIEEDTAPEILQIDETTRDRQLERLERVKDERDDEEVDATLSALSDAIENEENVMPYIVDAVKAYVSMGEIMQVFENHHGAYQEELSPV; from the coding sequence GCCGGAAGACATCGCCGATCTCGATTTCGAAGACGACCTCGGATTCCCCGGCGAACCGCCGTACACGCGCGGGCCGTACCCGACGATGTACCGCGGTCGGACGTGGACGATGCGCCAGTTCGCCGGCTTCGGAACCGCCGAAGAGACCAACGAGCGATTCCACTACCTCATCGACGAGGGCCAGACCGGCCTCTCGACGGCGTTCGACATGCCGTCGCTGATGGGGATCGACTCCGACCACCCGATGAGCGAGGGTGAGGTCGGGAAGGAGGGCGTCGCCGTCGACACGCTCGCGGACATGGAAATCCTCTTCGACGGGATCGATATCAGCGAAGTCTCCACGTCGTTCACCATCAACCCCTCGGCAGCGGTCATCTACGCGATGTACATCGCGCTGGCCGATCAACAGGACGTTCCTCGCGACGAGGTCAGAGGGACCCTCCAGAACGACATGCTCAAGGAATTCATCGCCCAGAAGGAGTGGGTGATTCCGCCGGGACCTTCGCTGAAGATCGTCACCGATACCATCGAATTCGCCGTCGACGAGACGCCGAAGTTCCACCCCGTCTCCATCTCGGGCTACCACATCCGCGAGGCCGGCTCGACGGCGGCTCAAGAGGCCGCGTTCACGCTCGCAGACGGTTTCGCCTACGTCGAGGACTGTCTCGAGCGCGGCCTCGACGTCGACGAGTTCGCGCCGCTGCTGTCGTTTTTCTTCAACTCGCACAACTCCATCTTCGAGGAGATCGCGAAGTTCCGCGCGTCGCGTCGCATCTACGCCCGCGTGATGGAACAGTGGTACGACGCGGAAGCGTCCGAATCGAAGCGACTGAAGTTCCACACCCAGACGGCCGGGCAGTCGTTGACCGCACAGCAGCCGTTGAACAACATCGCCCGCGTCACCATCCAGGCGCTCGCCGGCGTCCTCGGCGGCACCCAGTCGCTGCACACGAACAGCTTCGACGAGGCGCTGGCGCTCCCGAGCGAGAAGGCGGTCCGGGTCGCGCTTCGGACCCAGCAGATTATCGCCGACGAGTCCGGCGCAGCAGACATCGTCGACCCGATGGGCGGGAGTTTCGCTATCGAGAAACTCACCAACGAGATGGAAGCCGAGATCATGGGCTACATCGAGGATATCAAAGAGATCGGCGACGGTTCGGTCCGTGACGGCGTCCTCGACGGCATCAGCCAGGGCTACTTCCAGCGCGAAATCGGGGAAGCGAGCTACGAGTACCAGCAACGCGTCGAACGCGGCGAAGAAGTCGTCGTCGGCGTCAACAAGTACACCATCGAGGAGGACACCGCACCGGAGATCCTCCAGATCGACGAGACGACACGCGATCGCCAACTCGAGCGCCTAGAGCGCGTCAAGGACGAGCGCGACGACGAGGAAGTCGACGCGACGCTATCGGCGCTGTCGGACGCCATCGAGAACGAAGAGAACGTCATGCCGTACATCGTCGACGCGGTGAAAGCGTACGTGTCGATGGGCGAAATTATGCAGGTGTTCGAGAACCACCACGGCGCGTATCAGGAGGAGCTCTCGCCCGTCTGA
- a CDS encoding ABC transporter ATP-binding protein, with product MNNKTAGESRSPEAGSSDQMITYDSVNKIYGTDPAEESVTALQDINLDIERGEFVSVVGPSGCGKSTLLHLAAGILEPTDGTIEINGVDVQSPQHARNEVGLVFQHPVALQWRTVKKNILLPVQILKENGAIDGDMDEYRERAEELISLVGLEGFGDSYPNELSGGMQQRVTISQSLIYNPSVLLMDEPFGSLDAMTKDELNLELLRIWRETEKTVLFITHDLDEAVFLSDRVVVLSPRPGQVADDIEIDLERPRNEDTRGTERFVELSAKLHRHFKNLK from the coding sequence ATGAATAACAAAACTGCGGGAGAATCCCGAAGCCCCGAAGCCGGTTCTTCGGATCAGATGATAACGTACGATAGTGTGAACAAGATATACGGGACCGACCCGGCTGAGGAGTCAGTGACGGCACTGCAGGACATCAACCTCGATATCGAGCGCGGCGAGTTCGTGTCCGTGGTCGGCCCCTCGGGGTGTGGCAAGTCCACGCTGTTACATCTCGCCGCGGGTATCCTGGAGCCGACGGATGGGACCATCGAAATCAACGGCGTCGACGTCCAGAGCCCCCAACACGCGCGCAACGAGGTCGGACTCGTGTTCCAGCATCCCGTCGCCCTTCAGTGGCGAACGGTGAAAAAGAACATTCTACTTCCCGTCCAGATCCTCAAGGAGAACGGGGCGATCGACGGCGACATGGACGAGTACCGCGAGCGCGCCGAGGAACTCATCTCGCTCGTGGGACTCGAGGGTTTCGGCGACTCGTATCCGAACGAACTCTCGGGCGGAATGCAACAGCGGGTCACGATCAGTCAGTCGTTGATCTACAACCCCTCGGTCCTCCTGATGGACGAACCGTTCGGGTCGCTCGACGCGATGACGAAGGACGAACTCAACCTCGAACTGCTTCGCATCTGGCGCGAGACCGAGAAGACGGTGCTGTTCATCACTCACGACCTGGACGAAGCGGTGTTCCTCTCCGATCGGGTCGTGGTCCTCTCGCCCCGACCCGGTCAGGTTGCCGACGACATCGAGATCGACCTTGAGCGACCGCGCAACGAAGACACCCGTGGAACGGAACGATTCGTCGAACTGTCAGCCAAACTCCACCGCCATTTCAAGAACCTTAAATGA
- the rdfA gene encoding rod-determining factor RdfA encodes MAPENDAAGGTTNTKVGRLIDRYDLGREYGEELEAAWTADGSERKSLRDLAEEFNHRVLASAMDEAAMSPLDGEVDNIYRLLTQDEVTAGVRTEVRGQLERNGIDVDQLERDFVTYQAIRSYLQNECGAEYEGTSNENRIERTADSINNLQARLSSVCETNLDQLRDTDRITLDDYHLFVSVDVLCEACDSQYTVSELLERGGCDCDETERR; translated from the coding sequence ATGGCACCGGAAAACGACGCCGCTGGTGGGACCACGAACACGAAGGTAGGGCGACTCATCGACAGGTACGACCTCGGACGGGAGTACGGCGAAGAACTCGAGGCGGCCTGGACCGCCGACGGGTCCGAGCGAAAGAGCCTCCGCGATCTGGCCGAGGAGTTTAACCACCGGGTGCTCGCGTCGGCGATGGACGAGGCGGCCATGTCGCCGCTCGACGGGGAAGTCGACAACATATACAGGCTGTTGACGCAGGACGAGGTGACGGCGGGAGTTCGAACGGAAGTGCGGGGTCAACTCGAACGCAACGGTATCGACGTCGACCAACTCGAGCGGGATTTCGTCACCTATCAGGCGATCCGATCGTACCTCCAGAACGAGTGCGGCGCCGAGTACGAAGGGACGAGCAACGAGAACCGGATCGAACGCACTGCCGACAGTATCAACAACCTTCAGGCGCGTCTCTCGTCCGTCTGCGAAACGAACCTGGACCAGTTGCGCGACACCGACCGAATCACGCTCGACGACTACCACCTGTTCGTCAGCGTCGACGTTCTCTGTGAGGCGTGTGACTCCCAGTATACCGTTTCCGAACTCCTCGAACGAGGCGGGTGCGACTGCGACGAGACCGAACGTCGATAG
- a CDS encoding ABC transporter permease has product MSIKSNQQLWKTQRWIKRQLPTLLTLVGMVVLWEVIARVIGNNRIFASVGYTRRQLMAEIDTVLIKVTETFTSVIVAFVIAVFVGVLLGVVIAEVFALRQMTMPLVIFAYAVPHPVLAPMFIIWFLVAGDIVLFTFTGPSAYLLDSVTAEQATQTVAISGVTTFGAWVGFFPVFINTITGMNELEDRFEHLGTVLGATRWQMVKYFRFWRALPNITSSMKSTVQLSIVGVIVAEFIASSQGIGYQIVLAWKSASLGYMFGVVLVIMFGSYLFYQIVVWTLKVVTPPGSV; this is encoded by the coding sequence ATGTCGATCAAATCGAACCAACAGCTTTGGAAAACACAGCGGTGGATCAAGCGACAGCTCCCGACGCTCCTGACGCTCGTCGGCATGGTCGTCCTCTGGGAGGTGATCGCGCGCGTCATCGGCAACAACCGCATCTTCGCCAGCGTCGGGTACACCAGACGACAGCTGATGGCGGAGATAGATACCGTTCTCATCAAGGTCACGGAGACGTTCACGTCCGTCATCGTCGCGTTCGTCATCGCCGTCTTCGTCGGGGTCTTACTGGGCGTCGTAATCGCCGAAGTATTCGCGCTCCGGCAAATGACTATGCCGCTGGTGATCTTCGCGTATGCGGTCCCGCACCCGGTCCTGGCACCGATGTTCATTATCTGGTTTCTGGTCGCCGGCGACATCGTGTTGTTCACCTTCACCGGTCCCTCGGCGTACCTGCTCGATTCCGTCACCGCCGAACAGGCGACGCAGACTGTCGCTATCAGCGGCGTTACGACGTTTGGTGCCTGGGTCGGCTTCTTCCCCGTCTTCATCAACACCATCACCGGGATGAACGAACTCGAAGATCGTTTCGAGCATCTGGGAACCGTACTCGGGGCGACCAGATGGCAGATGGTCAAGTACTTCCGGTTCTGGCGCGCCTTGCCGAACATCACGAGCAGCATGAAGTCCACGGTACAACTCTCTATCGTGGGGGTCATCGTCGCCGAGTTCATCGCCTCCTCGCAGGGGATCGGCTATCAGATCGTCCTGGCGTGGAAGAGCGCATCGCTCGGGTACATGTTCGGCGTCGTCCTCGTCATCATGTTCGGTTCCTACCTGTTCTATCAGATCGTCGTCTGGACGTTGAAGGTCGTGACGCCTCCGGGGTCGGTCTGA
- a CDS encoding ABC transporter permease gives MGIVFFLAFWEAGTTLLGLNPRYFPGPVDVVNELARIWSPIVSVLPNTISAALVGYLIALALSIIIAMPLVANERLMNALMPFIIGTNTVPRIALTPLVIYWVSFFTLTGLAMANYIMAVWVAFFPMLIAAIDGFRDLDEETENMLEVYGATTWQEFKYVRFKKGLPFIFDGMKIGFILAMIGAVVGEFVSGTPGIGSMASSAIGRNSISRAFAIVLIAGFISTGVVLAVYLIESRVIFWRESSIMGDS, from the coding sequence TTGGGAATCGTTTTTTTCCTCGCGTTCTGGGAGGCCGGCACGACCCTTCTGGGGCTCAATCCGAGGTACTTTCCGGGTCCCGTCGACGTCGTGAATGAACTCGCACGGATCTGGTCACCGATCGTGAGCGTGTTACCGAACACGATCTCTGCGGCCCTCGTTGGCTACCTCATCGCGCTCGCACTCTCGATCATCATCGCGATGCCACTGGTCGCCAACGAGCGGCTCATGAACGCGCTGATGCCGTTCATCATCGGGACGAACACCGTTCCCCGTATCGCGTTGACGCCGCTGGTTATCTACTGGGTGAGCTTCTTCACCCTTACCGGGTTGGCGATGGCGAATTACATCATGGCGGTATGGGTGGCGTTCTTCCCGATGTTGATCGCCGCTATCGACGGGTTCCGGGATCTCGACGAAGAGACCGAAAACATGCTCGAGGTCTACGGCGCGACGACCTGGCAGGAGTTCAAGTACGTTCGTTTCAAGAAGGGACTCCCGTTCATCTTCGACGGCATGAAGATCGGATTCATCCTGGCGATGATCGGGGCCGTCGTCGGCGAGTTCGTCAGCGGGACCCCCGGCATCGGTTCGATGGCGTCCTCCGCGATCGGCCGGAACAGTATCTCGCGGGCGTTCGCGATCGTCCTCATCGCCGGATTCATCAGCACCGGCGTGGTGCTGGCCGTCTATCTCATCGAGAGCCGCGTCATCTTCTGGCGCGAATCCTCGATCATGGGTGACAGCTAA
- a CDS encoding ABC transporter substrate-binding protein, translating to MPGREPSGAEEQIVGDLDRVLPGNIDRRKFLRGSLGAIGATMLAGCSGDAGGGGTVFTAPWKQEPSWGAIHVAEGKGYWEDEGVSDIDGREGNGSDTESQQIGIGNKEMGITDLSTAISVIPATQDTEQLDMKMVAMARSRPLLSLIWRTDEVEDETDIAGKDVLAASGFAATTWDIYPDLVGVDPSKVNIEEGTEEVAAARLANNDVQAVWGSIDLLPAYEAEVDVELGVEPLTGFGPFYGNPIWVNGEWYDNKDDNVEYMSNVITGYFKALKWSLLNQEEYLDYLQNEVNTNLQTWTEDELVGQHSILAAQAVSLEVKEEGLGYFTGDGVQFSLDNLGPGLVDDPDTLPSADELHDLEPWEESEKVTFSDDEWNQLSETAGEYWSLFEEAEKDN from the coding sequence ATGCCTGGTCGAGAACCAAGTGGTGCAGAAGAGCAGATCGTCGGGGACTTAGACCGCGTACTTCCGGGGAATATCGATCGACGAAAATTCCTGCGTGGGTCGCTCGGTGCTATCGGCGCCACGATGTTAGCTGGCTGTTCTGGCGACGCCGGCGGCGGTGGGACCGTCTTTACGGCCCCCTGGAAACAGGAACCGTCGTGGGGCGCTATTCACGTCGCCGAGGGCAAAGGCTACTGGGAGGACGAAGGCGTGTCCGACATCGACGGGAGGGAGGGCAACGGGTCCGACACGGAGTCCCAACAGATCGGTATCGGAAACAAGGAAATGGGGATCACCGACCTGTCGACGGCTATCAGTGTCATCCCCGCCACCCAGGATACCGAACAGTTGGATATGAAAATGGTCGCAATGGCGCGGAGTCGGCCACTGCTGTCGCTCATCTGGCGCACGGACGAGGTCGAAGACGAAACCGATATCGCCGGGAAAGATGTCCTGGCAGCGTCCGGGTTTGCGGCGACGACTTGGGATATCTACCCCGATCTCGTGGGCGTCGACCCGTCCAAGGTGAATATCGAGGAGGGAACGGAAGAGGTTGCAGCCGCGAGGCTCGCCAACAACGACGTCCAGGCGGTGTGGGGCTCGATTGACCTGCTTCCGGCCTACGAGGCAGAGGTTGACGTTGAGCTCGGTGTAGAACCGTTGACCGGGTTCGGTCCGTTCTACGGTAACCCCATCTGGGTCAACGGCGAGTGGTACGACAACAAGGACGACAACGTAGAGTACATGTCGAATGTCATCACTGGGTACTTCAAGGCGCTGAAGTGGAGTCTGCTCAATCAGGAGGAGTACCTAGATTACCTTCAGAACGAGGTGAACACCAACCTTCAGACGTGGACAGAGGACGAACTGGTAGGCCAGCACTCGATTCTCGCCGCTCAAGCGGTTTCGCTCGAGGTGAAAGAGGAGGGTCTCGGCTACTTCACCGGGGACGGCGTGCAGTTCAGTCTCGACAATCTTGGTCCGGGACTCGTCGATGACCCGGACACGCTCCCGTCGGCGGACGAACTACACGATCTGGAACCGTGGGAGGAGTCCGAGAAGGTCACCTTCAGCGACGACGAGTGGAACCAGCTCTCGGAAACCGCGGGTGAATACTGGAGCCTCTTCGAAGAGGCCGAAAAGGACAACTGA
- a CDS encoding Gfo/Idh/MocA family protein, with protein sequence MDAKIGYVGVDHHHRDPYFTIASGLDLDITAVCEPGRRVDVDNLAAMDDRPDEITTENDNVADLVAGASVYEDPHRLTAEADVDVVWITYRSDETPSIVESAVENGVHVISEKPIARTAGDLEQIAQKANDAGITVSPTMYYRKNPVAMELRDRVGDGFFGDVWTVEGRFNASQLSYRNTDHYLYDQETSRGGALQWIGPHWVDMIPWVLDDPIARVNAEFHDAENADVDAGAVLQFETQDGTLGTYHTGYYLSDRGKDTHLGLYGTDAQALTPLHHDSLQHEPTIPLEITSGDPEWSAAPKRTTEFEFTYDRFPAWGDFVQDYFEAYFEGYETGDVPATVDDAVQLLRVLDAAYESGEQGGWVDVVN encoded by the coding sequence ATGGATGCGAAAATAGGCTACGTTGGCGTTGACCATCATCACCGCGATCCGTACTTTACCATCGCGAGCGGGCTTGACCTCGATATCACCGCCGTCTGTGAGCCGGGACGTCGGGTGGACGTCGACAACCTTGCTGCGATGGACGATCGGCCGGACGAGATCACGACCGAGAACGACAACGTCGCAGATCTGGTGGCGGGCGCATCGGTGTACGAGGATCCACACCGTCTGACCGCAGAGGCGGACGTCGATGTCGTCTGGATCACGTACCGCAGCGACGAGACGCCGTCGATCGTCGAAAGCGCCGTCGAGAACGGCGTCCACGTGATCAGCGAGAAACCTATCGCGCGGACCGCCGGCGACTTGGAACAAATCGCTCAGAAAGCGAACGACGCCGGCATTACCGTCTCGCCGACGATGTACTACCGGAAGAATCCCGTTGCGATGGAGCTCCGAGACCGAGTCGGTGACGGCTTCTTCGGCGACGTCTGGACCGTCGAGGGACGATTCAACGCCAGTCAGCTTTCGTATCGGAACACCGACCACTACCTCTACGACCAGGAGACGAGTCGCGGCGGCGCTCTCCAGTGGATCGGTCCGCACTGGGTCGACATGATCCCGTGGGTGCTCGACGATCCGATTGCTCGAGTGAACGCCGAGTTCCACGACGCGGAGAACGCTGACGTCGACGCCGGAGCGGTGCTCCAGTTCGAGACCCAAGACGGGACGCTGGGAACATACCACACCGGGTACTATCTCAGCGACCGGGGCAAGGACACGCACCTCGGGCTCTACGGAACCGATGCCCAGGCCCTGACGCCGCTTCACCACGATTCCCTCCAGCACGAGCCGACGATCCCGCTCGAGATCACGTCGGGAGATCCGGAGTGGTCGGCCGCTCCCAAGCGGACTACTGAGTTCGAATTCACCTACGACCGCTTCCCAGCGTGGGGCGATTTCGTCCAGGACTACTTCGAAGCGTATTTCGAGGGATACGAGACTGGCGACGTCCCGGCGACGGTCGACGACGCTGTCCAGCTCCTTCGGGTCCTCGACGCGGCGTACGAATCTGGCGAACAGGGCGGTTGGGTCGACGTTGTAAACTGA
- a CDS encoding GNAT family N-acetyltransferase — MTIREATVDDIDAIQNVAERSWTQDYPDILSRESLQEGLDEWYSEERIRDSIVWARALMLVVERHDEIVGFAHATWDTDTTEGNILRVYVAPDYRADGIGRRLLEETCHSVFEQGVDRVKAMVLDANELGKTFYSEFGFEKGEVDEIPIGGDTYQECTYVLERESYTEEIDEVA, encoded by the coding sequence ATGACAATCCGCGAAGCGACCGTCGACGACATCGATGCGATTCAGAACGTGGCAGAGCGGTCCTGGACGCAGGACTATCCCGACATCTTGAGTCGAGAGTCGCTCCAGGAGGGACTCGACGAGTGGTACTCCGAGGAGCGGATCAGGGATTCGATCGTCTGGGCGCGAGCGCTCATGCTGGTCGTCGAACGGCACGACGAGATCGTCGGGTTCGCTCACGCGACCTGGGACACCGACACGACCGAGGGAAACATCCTTCGCGTATACGTTGCACCGGACTACCGCGCCGACGGAATCGGTCGACGGCTACTCGAGGAGACGTGTCACTCCGTTTTCGAGCAGGGGGTCGATCGGGTCAAAGCGATGGTTCTCGACGCCAACGAACTCGGGAAGACCTTCTACAGCGAGTTTGGCTTCGAGAAGGGCGAGGTCGACGAGATACCGATCGGCGGAGACACCTATCAGGAGTGTACGTACGTCCTCGAACGTGAGTCATATACGGAAGAAATCGACGAAGTGGCGTAG
- a CDS encoding cobalamin B12-binding domain-containing protein, with the protein MSAGSDQQSIRCMVAKVGLDGHDRGAHVIARAFRDAGFEVIYSGLHKGPEEIVQAAVQEDVDVLGISILSGAHDTLVPKIMDGLEEYGAKEDTLVLVGGVIPDEDRQPLKDEGVSAIFGPGTSIEETIEFVHENAPQR; encoded by the coding sequence ATGAGTGCTGGCAGCGATCAGCAAAGTATCCGGTGTATGGTTGCAAAAGTCGGGCTCGACGGTCACGACCGCGGGGCACACGTCATCGCACGGGCGTTCCGCGACGCCGGGTTCGAAGTCATTTACTCCGGCCTGCACAAGGGGCCTGAGGAGATCGTCCAGGCGGCCGTCCAGGAGGACGTCGACGTTCTCGGGATCTCCATCCTCTCGGGCGCTCACGACACGCTCGTCCCGAAGATCATGGACGGTCTCGAGGAGTACGGGGCGAAGGAGGACACGCTCGTCCTCGTCGGCGGCGTCATTCCCGACGAGGATCGCCAGCCCCTCAAAGACGAGGGCGTCTCGGCCATCTTCGGCCCGGGAACGTCGATCGAGGAGACGATCGAGTTCGTTCACGAGAACGCGCCACAGCGATGA
- a CDS encoding acyl-CoA dehydrogenase family protein, with the protein MEFRFTDEQRQIIDMVAEFVDEEVVPIADEIDHEDEFPRKLVDELAELGLMGMPFPEEYGGAGLDYHAYPAALEEIARGSGGLGTIVAAHISLAGNMLYEFGDEAQKEEYLTPLAEGTDIGAFALSEAGAGSDVPAMDTTAERDSAEGTSADPGEATSASRDGDGYRINGGKLWISNGSVADTVTLFAKTDRDAGSKGISSFVVRPEEDDGFIVEGTEDKLGDKGCPTAELRFDDLWIPEERRLGDEGEGFVQALKTLNGGRITIAARSIGIAQAALDEATAYSQDREQFDQPISGFQAIQHKLADMDTKTRAARLLMHDAADRKIRGEDFIKEAAQAKLYASEVSREVANEGVQIHGGYGYTKDFPAERFYRDAKLNEIYEGTSEVLRNTIAAQLLD; encoded by the coding sequence ATGGAGTTTCGCTTCACGGACGAGCAGCGCCAGATCATCGACATGGTCGCGGAGTTCGTCGACGAGGAGGTCGTCCCGATCGCCGACGAGATCGACCACGAGGACGAGTTCCCCCGCAAACTCGTCGACGAACTCGCCGAACTCGGGCTGATGGGGATGCCGTTCCCCGAAGAGTACGGCGGTGCCGGACTCGACTATCACGCCTACCCGGCGGCCCTCGAGGAGATTGCTCGAGGTTCGGGCGGCCTCGGGACGATCGTGGCCGCCCACATTTCGCTCGCGGGGAACATGCTCTACGAATTCGGCGACGAGGCCCAAAAGGAGGAGTACCTCACGCCGCTCGCCGAGGGGACGGATATCGGCGCGTTCGCGCTCTCGGAAGCCGGGGCCGGAAGCGACGTTCCGGCCATGGACACGACGGCCGAACGCGACTCTGCCGAGGGAACCTCGGCTGATCCTGGAGAGGCGACGAGCGCTTCTCGGGACGGTGACGGCTACCGCATCAACGGCGGCAAGCTCTGGATCTCGAACGGGTCGGTCGCAGATACCGTCACGCTGTTCGCGAAGACCGATCGAGACGCGGGGAGCAAGGGGATCTCCTCGTTCGTCGTTCGACCCGAGGAGGACGACGGGTTCATCGTCGAGGGCACGGAGGACAAACTCGGCGACAAGGGCTGTCCGACGGCCGAACTTCGTTTCGACGACCTCTGGATCCCCGAAGAGCGCCGACTGGGAGACGAGGGCGAAGGGTTCGTGCAGGCGCTGAAGACGCTCAACGGCGGGCGAATCACCATCGCGGCCCGCTCGATCGGGATCGCACAGGCGGCGCTGGACGAAGCCACCGCGTACAGCCAGGATCGAGAGCAGTTCGATCAGCCGATCTCCGGGTTCCAGGCGATCCAGCACAAACTGGCGGACATGGATACGAAAACGCGCGCCGCTCGACTGCTCATGCACGACGCGGCCGACAGGAAAATTCGCGGGGAGGACTTCATCAAGGAAGCCGCACAGGCGAAACTCTACGCCAGCGAGGTGAGCCGCGAGGTTGCCAACGAGGGCGTCCAGATCCACGGCGGCTACGGCTACACCAAGGACTTCCCGGCCGAGCGGTTCTACCGCGACGCAAAGCTCAACGAGATCTACGAGGGGACGAGCGAGGTGCTCCGGAACACGATCGCGGCGCAGTTACTGGACTGA
- a CDS encoding IclR family transcriptional regulator has translation MVHEKGSKTLQTTATSIDILNVLEETNGARVTEIADRMETSKSTVHGHLATLASKHFVIQRGDFYYLGPELLRLGNQVRTRKEGFVLAREFTERLYDEVGLRSIFAVEMGGKAVFIHTASGKKTGWTHERLGNRLHLHNTAVGKAILSEMPKSRVEQVLDEWGMPAETENTITDREALFDELSEIRERGYAVNGAENFRELHAIGVAATQQSGNVIGGFSVTGSEHSLTGSGRPERLADKVTKIVNEYELELALA, from the coding sequence ATGGTCCATGAAAAGGGTTCGAAAACGCTTCAGACGACCGCGACGTCGATAGACATACTCAACGTCCTCGAAGAGACTAACGGTGCCAGGGTCACGGAGATCGCGGATCGAATGGAGACGTCGAAGAGCACTGTTCACGGTCACTTAGCCACGTTAGCGTCGAAGCACTTCGTGATTCAGCGAGGCGATTTCTACTATCTCGGTCCGGAACTCCTGCGACTGGGAAACCAGGTCCGGACCCGCAAAGAAGGGTTCGTTCTCGCACGCGAGTTCACTGAGCGTCTGTACGACGAGGTCGGACTTCGGTCGATATTCGCCGTGGAGATGGGTGGCAAAGCGGTCTTCATCCACACGGCGTCGGGAAAGAAGACGGGCTGGACCCACGAACGTCTCGGAAACCGATTACATCTCCACAACACCGCCGTCGGAAAGGCTATCCTTTCAGAAATGCCGAAATCGAGGGTCGAACAGGTCCTCGACGAGTGGGGGATGCCTGCAGAGACGGAAAATACGATCACCGACCGAGAAGCGCTCTTCGACGAACTGTCCGAGATACGAGAACGAGGATACGCCGTCAACGGTGCCGAGAACTTCCGGGAACTCCACGCCATCGGCGTCGCGGCAACTCAGCAGTCGGGGAACGTAATCGGCGGCTTCAGCGTCACCGGATCGGAGCACTCGTTAACCGGTTCGGGCAGGCCGGAACGACTCGCGGACAAAGTCACGAAGATAGTCAACGAGTACGAACTCGAACTCGCGCTCGCGTAG